One Sagittula stellata E-37 genomic window carries:
- a CDS encoding ornithine cyclodeaminase family protein translates to MTLLLTKEDVRDLIEMPAVIEAVEAAFRAYSSDEVDQPSYMGIHLSTEGAEIDFKAGYHRSGELVSLKASSGGFRDNLARFGLPNGMGTVLLFDGQSGALTCVMDGSLLTGFRTGAAGAVSVRALARPDARRLAAIGTGNQARMQIRAIREVMQIDAIHAWGRSHAGAEAFATEIEATFGIPVTVEASAELAVAQADVVVTTTRASGVALRAGCLRPGTHVVAIGADQPGKQELDPELFRDARIVVDAAVQCAEKGELQHALKAGIVDGAHAEIGEVLLGRKPGRESVEQITLFDSTGMAIQDNTTAAAILRRARERGIGQPFDFLTQDR, encoded by the coding sequence GTGACACTTTTGCTGACCAAGGAAGACGTGCGCGACCTGATCGAGATGCCCGCCGTCATCGAAGCGGTCGAGGCCGCCTTCCGCGCCTATAGCAGCGACGAGGTGGATCAGCCGTCCTACATGGGCATCCACCTGTCGACCGAAGGTGCTGAAATCGACTTCAAGGCGGGCTACCACCGCAGCGGCGAACTGGTTTCTCTCAAAGCGTCATCCGGTGGTTTTCGCGACAACCTCGCGCGCTTCGGCCTTCCCAACGGCATGGGCACGGTGCTGCTGTTCGACGGCCAGAGCGGCGCGCTGACCTGCGTGATGGACGGCAGTCTTCTGACCGGTTTCCGTACCGGCGCGGCGGGTGCAGTGTCGGTGCGCGCGCTGGCGCGGCCGGACGCGCGCAGGCTGGCCGCCATCGGCACCGGCAACCAGGCACGCATGCAGATCCGCGCGATCCGCGAGGTGATGCAGATCGACGCCATTCATGCCTGGGGCCGTTCGCATGCGGGCGCCGAAGCCTTCGCGACAGAGATCGAGGCGACCTTTGGCATCCCGGTCACCGTCGAGGCCTCTGCCGAGCTCGCCGTGGCGCAGGCGGACGTTGTCGTCACCACGACCCGCGCCAGTGGTGTTGCCCTGCGGGCGGGTTGTCTGCGCCCCGGCACCCATGTGGTAGCCATCGGCGCGGATCAGCCGGGCAAGCAGGAACTCGATCCCGAACTCTTCCGCGACGCCCGCATCGTGGTCGATGCCGCCGTGCAATGCGCCGAAAAGGGCGAGTTGCAACATGCCCTGAAGGCCGGGATCGTGGACGGTGCCCATGCCGAGATCGGCGAGGTGCTGCTGGGCCGCAAGCCGGGCCGCGAGAGCGTCGAGCAGATCACCCTCTTCGATTCCACCGGCATGGCGATTCAGGACAACACCACGGCCGCGGCGATCCTGCGCCGTGCGCGCGAGCGCGGGATCGGCCAACCATTCGACTTTCTGACACAGGACCGCTGA
- a CDS encoding threonine ammonia-lyase — MTRSIQDPPTIADIQAARARIAPYIRRTQLLRAERIEPAVGCSLYLKPETLQVTGAFKIRGALNATLQLSPEQLARGLISSSSGNHAQGLSWAGRMLGAKVVLVLPTITPQQKVENTRALGAEVVLYDGDTAARWKEVYRIAEEEGYETVHGFEDTRVMAGQGTIGCEIVEDLPDVDTVIVPLGGGGLISGVATALKALKPGIRVIGAEPALTPKYYQSRIEGKRVSLPLLDTIADGLRISVPGQNPWPIIERHVDEIVTVEDSHIKAGMRSLARDAKLIAEPSAAIGVGALLGGRVKVRPNEKVCTILTGGNWGLADLAAIYAATDPEMVAE, encoded by the coding sequence GTGACCCGCTCGATCCAAGATCCCCCGACCATCGCGGACATTCAGGCCGCGCGCGCGCGCATCGCACCCTACATCCGTCGCACGCAGCTTTTGCGGGCTGAAAGGATCGAGCCCGCTGTCGGCTGTTCGCTCTACCTCAAGCCCGAGACGTTGCAGGTCACCGGCGCCTTCAAGATCCGCGGCGCGTTGAACGCCACGCTTCAACTGTCGCCCGAGCAGCTTGCGCGGGGACTGATTTCCTCGTCTTCCGGCAATCACGCGCAGGGCCTGTCCTGGGCGGGGCGGATGCTGGGGGCGAAGGTTGTGCTTGTCCTGCCCACCATCACCCCGCAGCAAAAGGTCGAGAACACGCGCGCCCTTGGGGCCGAAGTGGTCCTTTACGACGGCGACACTGCCGCACGCTGGAAAGAGGTCTACCGGATCGCGGAAGAAGAGGGATACGAGACCGTCCACGGGTTCGAGGACACACGCGTCATGGCGGGCCAAGGGACCATTGGCTGCGAGATCGTGGAAGACCTGCCCGATGTCGATACGGTGATCGTACCCCTTGGCGGCGGCGGGCTGATCTCGGGCGTAGCGACGGCGCTGAAGGCGCTGAAGCCCGGGATCCGCGTCATCGGCGCGGAACCGGCACTGACCCCCAAGTATTACCAAAGCCGCATAGAGGGCAAGCGCGTCTCGCTGCCGCTGCTCGACACCATTGCCGACGGGTTGCGCATCAGCGTGCCCGGCCAGAACCCCTGGCCGATCATCGAGCGCCACGTGGATGAGATCGTGACGGTCGAGGACAGCCATATCAAGGCAGGCATGCGGTCACTGGCGCGAGACGCCAAGCTGATCGCCGAACCCTCCGCGGCGATCGGGGTCGGCGCGCTGCTTGGCGGGCGGGTCAAGGTGCGGCCCAACGAAAAGGTCTGCACCATCCTGACCGGCGGAAACTGGGGGCTGGCGGATCTAGCGGCGATCTATGCTGCGACCGATCCTGAGATGGTGGCGGAATGA
- a CDS encoding GNAT family N-acetyltransferase, translated as MNDSLRFKAYEAQVEPIKTTDRGLLHELTVSVFWPHRSSDLDQLMALGAGYIALDEIGRPLGSAMHFNMGDDFAMLGMMVTPPRLQAQGGGRFLLQRIMADCAGRDLRLNATRSGYRLYQSVGFQHITTVYQHQGHVGTPPEVDALPGIELSPITPDDRSAVHEMDSIAFGAERRAVIDTLLDVSTGLIATRAGKPCGTALMRRFGKGQVIGPLAAESEALAVQMVAELLRQVPGQFVRLDTPCEGALLTGFLSASGMPRFDTVTEMRVGGHPRAEDGSVCYALAAHSLG; from the coding sequence TTGAACGATAGTCTACGCTTCAAGGCCTACGAGGCGCAGGTCGAACCGATCAAGACCACCGATCGCGGGCTGTTGCACGAGTTGACGGTCAGCGTATTCTGGCCGCATCGCAGCAGCGATCTGGACCAGTTGATGGCGCTTGGCGCGGGCTATATCGCGCTGGACGAGATCGGGCGCCCGCTGGGATCAGCCATGCATTTCAACATGGGCGACGATTTCGCCATGCTGGGCATGATGGTGACGCCTCCACGCCTGCAGGCGCAGGGAGGCGGACGGTTTCTGCTGCAGCGGATCATGGCGGATTGCGCGGGCCGCGACTTGCGGCTCAACGCGACCCGCTCGGGCTATCGGCTGTATCAGAGCGTGGGCTTCCAGCACATCACCACCGTGTATCAGCACCAAGGTCACGTGGGCACGCCACCCGAAGTGGACGCACTTCCCGGGATCGAGCTTTCCCCGATCACGCCGGATGACCGGTCCGCGGTGCACGAGATGGACAGCATCGCCTTTGGGGCCGAGCGCCGGGCCGTGATAGACACCTTGTTGGACGTTTCGACCGGTTTGATCGCCACGCGCGCCGGGAAGCCCTGCGGCACAGCATTGATGCGGCGCTTCGGGAAGGGTCAGGTCATCGGCCCGCTCGCCGCCGAGTCCGAGGCGCTGGCCGTTCAGATGGTCGCCGAACTGCTGCGACAGGTGCCCGGCCAGTTCGTGCGTCTGGACACCCCCTGCGAGGGGGCGTTGCTGACTGGCTTCCTGTCTGCCTCGGGCATGCCCCGGTTCGACACTGTCACCGAGATGCGCGTGGGGGGCCATCCACGTGCCGAGGACGGGTCGGTGTGTTACGCTCTGGCCGCGCATTCGCTAGGCTGA
- a CDS encoding NAD(P)/FAD-dependent oxidoreductase produces MKFASYWHDTTPAFSGAQAGAVEGRYDVVVIGGGFTGLNAARKLAREGVRVALLEAAHLGAGGSGRNGGHLNNGIAHGYADAKAHLGNDRARHLYRAYDRSIDMIEDLIAEEGIACDFRRAGKLKLASKPSHAAGLRANQELVAREVDPATRWLDRAELEGEVGSQSFHGAAFFEKSAMMHMGRYLSGLADAAVRHGADIWEQAPVTGRRKAGSGWQLDTPRGSLEAETVIAATGGYSAQVPKAPLGYFRKRIIPVGSFVIATRPLADSEVTATLPGNRTCVTSLNIGNYFRLSPDKRLIFGGRARFSARSDQQSDARSGDILRAAMTGVFPHLARVEVDYCWGGLVGMTRDRFPRAGEADGMVYGMGYSGHGAQMSTLLGQVLADLAMGRRDTNPLDGLDWPAVPALNGKPWFLPLAGLWFGLKDRLS; encoded by the coding sequence ATGAAGTTTGCGTCTTACTGGCATGACACAACCCCCGCGTTTTCCGGCGCGCAAGCGGGGGCGGTTGAAGGCCGATACGATGTCGTGGTGATCGGCGGCGGTTTCACCGGACTGAATGCAGCACGCAAGCTGGCGCGCGAGGGCGTCCGCGTCGCGCTGCTGGAGGCCGCCCATCTCGGAGCTGGAGGATCGGGTCGCAATGGCGGGCATCTGAACAACGGCATCGCCCATGGCTACGCCGACGCCAAGGCGCACTTGGGAAACGACCGGGCACGACATCTCTACCGGGCCTATGACCGCTCGATCGACATGATCGAGGACCTGATCGCGGAAGAAGGTATTGCCTGCGATTTCCGCCGTGCGGGCAAGTTGAAACTGGCGTCGAAACCAAGCCACGCGGCAGGGCTGCGCGCGAACCAGGAACTCGTTGCCCGGGAGGTTGACCCCGCGACGCGCTGGCTGGACCGGGCGGAGCTGGAGGGCGAAGTCGGCTCCCAGAGCTTTCACGGCGCGGCATTTTTCGAGAAGTCGGCGATGATGCACATGGGGCGCTACCTGTCCGGCCTCGCCGATGCCGCCGTGCGACATGGCGCGGACATCTGGGAGCAGGCGCCGGTGACGGGTCGGCGCAAGGCGGGCAGCGGATGGCAACTGGACACGCCGCGCGGCAGCCTTGAGGCGGAGACGGTGATTGCCGCGACAGGCGGCTATTCGGCGCAGGTGCCCAAGGCGCCGCTGGGCTACTTCCGCAAGCGGATCATTCCCGTCGGCTCCTTCGTCATCGCCACGCGCCCGCTTGCAGACTCCGAGGTCACGGCAACCCTGCCGGGCAACCGGACCTGCGTAACCTCGCTGAACATCGGCAACTACTTCCGGCTGTCGCCGGACAAACGGCTGATCTTCGGCGGGCGGGCGCGGTTTTCGGCCCGCTCCGATCAGCAGTCCGATGCCCGTTCCGGCGACATCCTGCGCGCGGCGATGACCGGGGTCTTCCCGCATCTGGCGCGTGTGGAGGTCGACTATTGCTGGGGTGGACTGGTCGGGATGACGCGCGACCGTTTCCCCCGCGCGGGCGAGGCAGACGGCATGGTCTACGGCATGGGATACTCAGGCCACGGTGCACAGATGTCCACGCTGCTGGGACAGGTGCTGGCCGATCTGGCAATGGGGCGGCGGGACACAAACCCGCTCGACGGTCTCGACTGGCCAGCGGTGCCGGCGCTGAACGGCAAACCCTGGTTCCTGCCGCTGGCGGGCCTGTGGTTCGGACTGAAGGACCGGCTGTCGTAA